The following coding sequences lie in one Paracidovorax avenae genomic window:
- the lpdA gene encoding dihydrolipoyl dehydrogenase has product MSKQFDVIVIGGGPGGYIAAIRAAQLGFNVACIDEWKNEKGGPAPGGTCTNVGCIPSKALLQSSEHFEHATKHFAEHGITATDVKIDVAKMIGRKDAVVKQNNDGILYLFKKNKVSFFHGRGSFVKAAEGGYEIQVAGAAQETLVGKQIIVATGSNPRALPGVPFDEEKVLSNDGALRIGATPKKLGLIGAGVIGLEMGSVWRRVGADVTVLEGLPTFLGAVDEQIAKEAKKAFDKQGLKVELGVKIGEVKTGGEGVTVAYTDAKGEARELAVDKLIVSIGRVPNTIGLNPEAVGLQLDERGAIVVDADCKTNLPGVWAVGDVVRGPMLAHKAEEEGVAVAERIAGQHGHVNFNTIPWVIYTSPEIAWVGRTEQQLKADGVQYKAGTFPFLANGRARALGDTTGMVKFLADATTDEILGVHIVGPMASELISEAVVAMEFKASAEDIARICHAHPSLSEATKEAALAVDKRTLNF; this is encoded by the coding sequence ATGAGCAAACAATTCGACGTCATCGTCATCGGCGGCGGCCCCGGCGGCTACATCGCCGCCATCCGCGCGGCCCAGCTGGGCTTCAACGTGGCCTGCATCGACGAGTGGAAGAATGAGAAGGGCGGCCCCGCGCCCGGCGGCACCTGCACGAATGTGGGCTGCATCCCCTCCAAGGCGCTGCTGCAGTCCTCGGAGCATTTCGAGCATGCCACCAAGCATTTCGCCGAGCACGGCATCACGGCCACCGACGTGAAGATCGACGTGGCCAAGATGATCGGCCGCAAGGACGCCGTCGTGAAGCAGAACAACGACGGCATCCTGTACCTGTTCAAGAAGAACAAGGTCAGCTTCTTCCATGGCCGCGGCTCCTTCGTGAAGGCAGCCGAGGGCGGCTACGAGATCCAGGTGGCCGGCGCTGCGCAGGAAACCCTGGTGGGCAAGCAGATCATCGTGGCCACGGGCTCCAACCCCCGCGCGCTGCCCGGCGTGCCCTTCGACGAAGAGAAGGTGCTCTCCAACGACGGCGCGCTGCGCATCGGTGCCACGCCGAAGAAGCTGGGCCTGATCGGCGCCGGCGTGATCGGTCTGGAGATGGGCTCCGTGTGGCGCCGCGTGGGTGCCGACGTGACGGTCCTCGAAGGCCTGCCCACGTTCCTGGGCGCGGTCGATGAGCAGATCGCCAAGGAAGCCAAGAAGGCCTTCGACAAGCAGGGCCTGAAGGTCGAGCTGGGCGTGAAGATCGGCGAAGTGAAGACGGGCGGCGAGGGCGTCACGGTGGCCTACACCGATGCCAAGGGCGAGGCCCGCGAACTGGCGGTGGACAAGCTCATCGTCTCCATCGGCCGCGTGCCCAACACCATCGGCCTGAATCCCGAAGCCGTGGGCCTGCAGCTCGACGAGCGCGGCGCCATCGTGGTCGATGCCGACTGCAAGACCAACCTGCCCGGCGTGTGGGCGGTGGGCGACGTGGTGCGTGGCCCGATGCTGGCGCACAAGGCCGAGGAAGAGGGCGTGGCGGTGGCCGAGCGCATCGCGGGCCAGCACGGCCACGTGAACTTCAACACCATCCCCTGGGTCATCTACACCAGCCCCGAGATCGCCTGGGTGGGCCGCACGGAGCAGCAGCTCAAGGCCGATGGCGTGCAGTACAAGGCCGGCACCTTCCCCTTCCTGGCGAACGGCCGCGCCCGCGCGCTGGGCGACACGACCGGCATGGTCAAATTCCTGGCCGATGCCACGACGGACGAGATCCTGGGCGTGCACATCGTGGGCCCGATGGCCAGCGAGCTGATCTCCGAGGCCGTGGTGGCCATGGAGTTCAAGGCCAGCGCCGAAGACATCGCGCGCATCTGCCACGCCCATCCCTCGCTGTCCGAGGCGACCAAGGAAGCGGCACTGGCCGTGGACAAGCGCACGCTCAACTTCTGA
- a CDS encoding PP2C family serine/threonine-protein phosphatase, with protein sequence MTKPFRLTASTGIHKGDRDYQQDQVALIAHPRHNGCVLGVVADGMGGRSGGRKASDQVMMTARQLFERYAPDSDDPVAMLRHMVEEAHIVIRLTAISAEQEPHSTVAAFLIHPRGDCYWAHAGDSRIYHFRGSQLIHRTSDHSYVQALVDRGEITEAEANTHPHSNILVGCLGTESDPPVAIHTIAQLVPGDTLMACSDGVWHYFSPAELGSVVDSLTPREATEFLIEKARSRARGGGDNLSLAIVKIEALVEAAASGGVRPPPAQR encoded by the coding sequence ATGACCAAACCGTTTCGTCTCACTGCGTCGACCGGTATCCACAAAGGCGACCGCGACTACCAGCAGGACCAGGTGGCGCTGATCGCACATCCCCGGCACAACGGCTGCGTGCTCGGCGTGGTGGCCGACGGCATGGGCGGCCGCAGCGGGGGGCGCAAGGCCTCCGACCAGGTCATGATGACCGCGCGCCAGCTCTTCGAACGCTATGCGCCGGACAGCGACGATCCGGTCGCCATGCTCCGGCACATGGTGGAAGAAGCGCACATCGTGATCCGCCTGACGGCCATTTCCGCGGAGCAGGAGCCCCACAGCACTGTGGCGGCCTTCCTCATCCATCCCCGCGGCGACTGCTACTGGGCACATGCGGGCGACTCGCGCATCTACCACTTCCGGGGCTCCCAGCTCATCCACCGCACCAGCGACCACTCCTACGTCCAGGCGCTGGTGGACCGCGGCGAGATCACCGAGGCCGAGGCCAATACCCATCCGCACTCCAACATCCTGGTGGGGTGCCTGGGCACCGAGAGCGACCCGCCCGTGGCCATCCACACCATCGCGCAACTGGTGCCCGGCGACACGCTGATGGCCTGCAGCGACGGGGTGTGGCATTACTTCTCGCCCGCGGAACTCGGCTCCGTCGTGGATTCGCTCACCCCGCGCGAAGCGACGGAATTCCTCATCGAAAAGGCACGCAGCCGCGCACGCGGAGGCGGCGACAACCTGTCGCTCGCCATCGTGAAGATCGAGGCGCTCGTGGAGGCCGCCGCATCGGGAGGCGTGCGGCCACCGCCCGCCCAGCGCTGA
- the odhB gene encoding 2-oxoglutarate dehydrogenase complex dihydrolipoyllysine-residue succinyltransferase has translation MAIVEVKVPQLSESVAEATMLTWKKKAGEAVAIDEILIEIETDKVVLEVPAPAAGVLAEIVQGDGATVVADQVIAKIDTEGKAGAAAAPAQSAPTAAAQAPAVAAAAADAAPAGGSKGDVAMPAAAKLLADNNLSVSAVSGTGKDGRVTKGDVLAAVAGGAAAKPAAAPSAIPTGVPTKALPQVASPAAPNLGDRPEQRVPMSRLRARIAERLLQSQSTNAILTTFNEVNMAPVMELRKKFQDSFTKEHGTKLGFMSFFVKAAVHALKKFPVLNASVDGNDIVYHGYFDIGIAVGSPRGLVVPILRNADQMSFADIEKKIAEFGKKAQEGKLGIEEMTGGTFSISNGGTFGSMLSTPIINPPQSAILGVHATKDRAVVENGQIVVRPMNYLAMSYDHRIIDGREAVLGLVAMKDALEDPARLLFDI, from the coding sequence GATCGAAACCGACAAGGTGGTCCTCGAAGTGCCCGCGCCGGCGGCCGGCGTGCTGGCCGAGATCGTCCAGGGCGACGGCGCGACCGTCGTGGCCGACCAGGTCATCGCGAAGATCGACACCGAAGGCAAGGCGGGTGCCGCCGCTGCGCCCGCGCAGTCGGCTCCGACCGCTGCCGCCCAGGCGCCCGCCGTGGCCGCCGCCGCGGCCGACGCTGCCCCCGCAGGCGGCTCGAAGGGCGACGTGGCCATGCCCGCCGCCGCCAAGCTGCTGGCCGACAACAACCTGTCCGTCTCTGCCGTGTCCGGCACCGGCAAGGACGGCCGCGTGACCAAGGGCGACGTGCTGGCCGCCGTGGCCGGTGGCGCCGCCGCCAAGCCCGCTGCCGCCCCGAGCGCCATCCCCACGGGCGTGCCCACCAAGGCGCTGCCCCAGGTGGCATCGCCCGCCGCGCCGAACCTGGGCGACCGCCCCGAGCAGCGCGTGCCCATGAGCCGCCTGCGCGCCCGCATCGCCGAGCGCCTGCTGCAGTCGCAGTCCACCAACGCCATCCTGACCACCTTCAACGAGGTGAACATGGCCCCGGTGATGGAACTGCGCAAGAAGTTCCAGGACAGCTTCACCAAGGAGCACGGCACCAAGCTGGGCTTCATGAGCTTCTTCGTGAAGGCGGCCGTGCACGCACTCAAGAAGTTCCCGGTGCTGAACGCCTCGGTGGACGGCAACGACATCGTCTACCACGGCTACTTCGACATCGGCATCGCCGTCGGCTCGCCCCGCGGCCTGGTGGTGCCGATCCTGCGCAACGCCGACCAGATGAGCTTCGCCGACATCGAGAAGAAGATTGCCGAGTTCGGCAAGAAGGCCCAGGAAGGCAAGCTCGGCATCGAGGAGATGACGGGCGGCACGTTCTCGATCTCCAACGGCGGCACCTTCGGCTCGATGCTGTCCACCCCCATCATCAACCCGCCCCAGTCGGCCATCCTGGGCGTGCACGCCACCAAGGACCGCGCCGTGGTGGAAAACGGCCAGATCGTGGTGCGCCCGATGAACTACCTGGCCATGTCGTACGACCACCGCATCATCGACGGCCGCGAAGCCGTGCTGGGTCTGGTGGCGATGAAGGATGCGCTGGAAGATCCGGCCCGCCTGCTCTTCGATATTTGA
- the zapE gene encoding cell division protein ZapE codes for MNVKQAYEAELAAKGFRSDPAQLRAVEALQRCADDWAAYKEKRSNALKKLIHRPDVPRGVYMYGGVGRGKSFLMDCFFNAVPIRRKVRLHFHEFMREVHRELAGLQGTVNPLDVLGERIAKRYKLICFDEFHVADITDAMILHRLLAALFDNGVGFVTTSNFKPDDLYPGGLHRDRILPAIDLLNEKLEVVNVDNGTDYRRRTLEQVRLYHCPLGPQAEAEMEAAFDQLAESRDEDPVLHIEAREIRARRKAGGVVWFDFDVLCGGPRSQNDYLEIASQFHTVLLSNVPYMPVAMASPARRFTWLVDVLYDRRVKLILSAAVPPEQLYTEGPLAHEFPRTVSRLNEMQSKEFLALERRVVDTGLT; via the coding sequence GTGAACGTGAAGCAGGCGTATGAGGCCGAGCTGGCCGCCAAGGGGTTCCGCAGCGACCCGGCCCAGCTGAGGGCGGTCGAGGCGCTGCAGCGCTGCGCGGACGACTGGGCGGCGTACAAGGAAAAGCGCTCCAACGCCCTGAAGAAGCTCATCCACCGCCCCGACGTGCCGCGCGGCGTGTACATGTACGGGGGCGTGGGCCGCGGCAAGAGCTTCCTGATGGACTGCTTCTTCAACGCCGTACCCATCCGCCGCAAGGTGCGCCTGCATTTCCATGAGTTCATGCGCGAGGTGCACCGCGAACTGGCAGGCCTGCAGGGCACCGTGAACCCGCTGGACGTGCTGGGCGAGCGCATCGCCAAGCGCTACAAGCTCATCTGCTTCGACGAATTCCATGTGGCGGACATCACGGACGCCATGATCCTGCACCGCCTGCTGGCGGCGCTGTTCGACAACGGCGTGGGCTTCGTCACCACGTCCAACTTCAAGCCCGACGACCTGTACCCGGGTGGCCTGCACCGCGACCGCATCCTTCCGGCCATCGACCTGCTCAACGAAAAGCTGGAGGTGGTGAACGTGGACAACGGCACCGACTATCGGCGCCGCACGCTGGAGCAGGTCCGGCTCTACCACTGCCCGCTGGGCCCGCAGGCCGAGGCCGAGATGGAGGCCGCCTTCGACCAGCTCGCCGAAAGCCGCGACGAGGATCCGGTGCTGCACATCGAGGCGCGCGAGATCCGCGCGCGCCGCAAGGCCGGCGGCGTGGTGTGGTTCGATTTCGACGTGCTGTGCGGCGGCCCGCGCTCGCAGAACGACTACCTGGAAATCGCGTCGCAGTTCCATACCGTGCTGCTGTCCAATGTGCCCTACATGCCCGTGGCGATGGCATCCCCGGCCCGGCGCTTCACCTGGCTGGTGGACGTGCTCTACGACCGGCGCGTCAAGCTCATCCTGTCGGCCGCCGTGCCGCCCGAACAGCTCTACACCGAAGGGCCGCTCGCGCACGAGTTTCCCCGCACCGTGTCACGCCTCAATGAAATGCAGTCCAAGGAATTCCTGGCGCTCGAGCGCCGGGTGGTGGACACGGGGCTGACCTGA